One Microcebus murinus isolate Inina chromosome 10, M.murinus_Inina_mat1.0, whole genome shotgun sequence DNA segment encodes these proteins:
- the LOC105858375 gene encoding taste receptor type 2 member 7, which translates to MPGKVESTLVLVATGEFSVGILGNAFIGLVNCRDWLKNRKIASIDLILTSLAISRICLLCIILLDCFILVLYPDVYATGKEMRIIDFFWTLTNHLSVWFATCLSIFYFLKIANFFHPLFLWMKWRIDRAILRILLGCFALSVFISLPVTKNLNDDFRSCVKMKWKTNLSLRCRVNKAEYASNKVVLNLLTLFPFSVSLISFLLLILSMRRHMRQMRLNATGCRDPSTEAHAGALKAVISFLLLFVAYCLSFLIATSSYFMPETELAVILGESIALIYPSSHSFILILGNNKLRQASLKVLWNVKYMLNRRKF; encoded by the coding sequence ATGCCAGGTAAAGTGGAGAGTACTTTAGTACTCGTAGCAACTGGAGAGTTTTCAGTGGGGATCTTAGGAAATGCATTTATTGGATTAGTAAACTGCAGGGACTGGCTCAAGAATAGGAAGATTGCCTCCattgatttaatcctcacaagtcTGGCCATATCCAGAATTTGTCTACTGTGTATAATACTGTTAGATTGTTTTATATTGGTGCTGTATCCAGATGTCTATGCCACTGGTAAAGAAATGAGAATCATTGACTTCTTCTGGACACTAACCAACCATTTAAGTGTCTGGTTTGCAACCTGCCtcagtattttctatttcctcaagATAGCTAATTTTTTCCACCCCCTGTTCCTCTGGATGAAGTGGAGAATTGACAGAGCGATTCTCAGGATTCTGCTGGGGTGCTTTGCCCTCTCTGTGTTTATTAGCCTTCCAGTCACTAAGAACTTGAATGATGATTTCAGGTCTTGTGTCAAGATGAAGTGGAAAACAAACTTAAGTTTGAGATGCAGAGTGAATAAAGCTGAATATGCTTCCAATAAGGTCGTGCTCAACTTGTTAACACTGTTCCCCTTTTCTGTGTCCCtcatctcctttctcctcctgatCCTCTCCATGCGGAGACATATGAGGCAAATGCGGCTCAATGCCACCGGGTGCAGAGACCCCAGCACAGAGGCCCATGCAGGAGCCCTGAAAGCAGtcatctccttcctcctcctctttgttGCCTACTGCTTGTCCTTCCTCATAGCCACCTCCAGCTACTTTATGCCAGAGACCGAATTAGCTGTGATTCTGGGTGAGTCGATCGCTCTAATCTATCCCTCAAGCCATTCATTCATCCTGATACTGGGGAACAATAAATTAAGACAAGCATCTCTCAAGGTGCTTTGGAACGTAAAATATATGctaaacagaagaaaattctaA
- the TAS2R8 gene encoding taste receptor type 2 member 8, which yields MFRTEENIFVVIITGEFIIGMLGNGYIGLVNWLDWIKKKKISSTDLILTNLAISRICLIAVMVLYGIIIVLYSDVYATSKLIVIIFTFWTFFNYLSIWFSTCLNVFYFLKIASLSHPLFLWLKWRIDRVVRWILLGCFAISLLVSLMTALELSHDYRFYKSAQHKRNVTKMFHVSRTPYFNPVILSDLLTVVPFVVSLISFLLLVRSLWRHTEQMKLHATGCRDPSKEAHVRAIKIVTSFLFFLFLYYVLSLVVNFSYLMTEQKLVVMFSEIVLILYPLGHSLILIIINNKLRQASVRMLMCTKIACKI from the coding sequence ATGTTCCGGACTGAAGAAAACATCTTTGTGGTCATAATAACTGGAGAATTCATAATAGGGATGCTGGGGAATGGATACATTGGTTTAGTTAACTGGCTTGACtggattaagaagaaaaagatctCCTCGACTGACCTCATCCTCACTAATTTAGCTATTTCCAGAATTTGTTTGATCGCTGTAATGGTTCTAtatgggataataatagtactttaCTCAGATGTTTATGCAACTAGTAAACTAATTGTAATCATTTTTACCTTCTGGACATTCTTCAACTACTTAAGCATATGGTTTTCCACTTGCCTCAATGTCTTCTATTTTCTCAAGATAGCCAGTCTCTCCCACCCTCTTTTTCTCTGGCTGAAGTGGAGGATTGACCGGGTGGTTCGCTGGATCCTGCTGGGATGCTTTGCCATCTCCTTGCTGGTCAGCCTTATGACAGCATTGGAATTGAGTCATGACTATAGGTTTTATAAAAGTGCACAACATAAAAGAAACGTCACTAAAATGTTCCACGTGAGTAGAACTCCATACTTCAACCCAGTGATTCTCTCTGACCTGCTTACAGTTGTCCCGTTTGTCGTGTCACtgatttcatttttgcttttagtAAGGTCCCTGTGGAGACATACTGAGCAAATGAAACTCCATGCTACCGGCTGTAGAGACCCCAGCAAAGAGGCCCATGTCAGAGCCATAAAAATTGTgacttcatttctcttcttcctttttttgtacTATGTGCTTTCTCTTGTGGTGAACTTTAGCTATCTTATGACAGAACAAAAGTTAGTTGTGATGTTTAGTGAGATTGTATTAATTCTCTACCCCTTGGGTCACTCGCTGATTTTAATCATTATAAATAACAAACTGAGGCAGGCATCTGTCCGAATGCTGATGTGTACAAAAATAGCCTGCAAGATATAA
- the TAS2R10 gene encoding taste receptor type 2 member 10, giving the protein MLSVVEGIFLFVAIIESILGVLGNGIIGLVNCIDCVKNKFSILGFILAGLAISRICLIWLIIINGFMLLFSQDTYYSGNLIEYISYMWVIINQSSIWFATSLNIFYFLKIANFSHYVFLWLKSRINRIFSLLVGSLLISWLLTLPQLVKTINDHKMKTRNTTCQFKMVKSEYFIHQVLLNLGVIFFFTLSLITCFLLIVSLWRHNRQMQSNATGFKDTNTEAHVKAMKVLISFIILFAVYFIGLAIEISYFAVPENKLLVIFGMTTTTIYLWGHSFILILGNSKLKRASLRVLQQLKCCEKGGNLRAT; this is encoded by the coding sequence ATGCTAAGTGTAGTGGAAGGCATCTTCCTTTTTGTTGCAATTATTGAGTCAATCCTGGGAGTTTTAGGGAATGGGATTATTGGACTGGTAAACTGCATTGACTGTGTCAAGAATAAGTTCTCCATACTTGGCTTTATTCTCGCTGGCTTAGCTATTTCTAGAATTTGTCTGATATGGCTGATAATAATAAATGGATTTATGCTGTTATTCTCTCAAGATACGTATTACTCTGGTAACTTAATTGAATATATTAGTTACATGTGGGTAATCATCAATCAATCAAGTATCTGGTTTGCCACCAGCCTCAATATCTTCTATTTCCTGAAGATAGCAAATTTTTCCCACTATGTATTTCTCTGGTTGAAAAGTAGAATCAAtagaattttttctcttctggtgGGATCCTTGCTTATTTCATGGTTACTTACTCTTCCACAACTTGTGAAGACTATTAACGATCATAAAATGAAGACTAGAAACACAACCTGCCAATTCAAGATGgttaaaagtgaatattttattcatcaggTTTTGCTAAATCTGggagtcattttcttctttacgTTGTCCTTAATTACATGTTTCTTGTTAATCGTTTCCCTTTGGAGACACAATAGACAAATGCAATCGAATGCCACAGGATTCAAAGACACCAACACAGAAGCTCATGTGAAGGCAATGAAAGTTTTGATATCTTTCATCATTCTCTTTGCCGTGTATTTTATAGGCCTTGCCATAGAAATATCATATTTTGCTGTGCCAGAAAACAAACTTCTGGTAATTTTTGGAATGACAACCACAACCATCTATCTCTGGGGTCACTCATTTATCCTAATTCTAGGAAACAGCAAACTAAAGCGAGCTTCTTTAAGGGTACTGCAGCAATTAAAGTGCTGTGAGAAAGGGGGAAATCTCAGAGCCACATAG